In the Bacillus amyloliquefaciens DSM 7 = ATCC 23350 genome, GACGCAGACCGTTGGGACGGCACCTTTTACAGGGACGAAAATTTCTCTCCAGCGCTGCATCAGCCGTATCAAATACCAGCACGTTTTTCTTATTCGGAACTCTCGACTTACAAGAAGGCCGGCAGAAAATCCCCGTCGTTTTTACGGCATAATAAAATGTCCCATCATAGGAAGCATCATTGTGAATGATTGCATTCCACTTTTCATCTGTCAGGATATTTCTTTCCGTTTTCATCTCAGCCACCCCCTGTTTCTCAGTATAAACAAATCCATTACATAAGTACGCTTATTTGAATAGAGGAGCAAGATAACAAAGATAAGACTCAGAAGCATTTCTATGTTTCATGTGGAACATTTCGGCAGGGGGTTGAGTGATATAAAAAAAGAGCAGGAGCCCGCGGGCTCTTGCTCTTTTCTTTCGGCTTACTCGCCAGTTACGTATGGAAGTAAAGCCATTTGACGTGCGCGTTTGATCGCGATAGTCAATTTACGTTGGTATTTCGCGTTTGTTCCAGTTACACGGCGAGGTAAGATTTTACCACGCTCAGAAACAAACTTTCTAAGAAGATCTACATCTTTGTAATCGATGTGCGTAATGCCGTTAGAAGTGAAGTAACAAACCTTACGGCGTTTCGCACGACCGCCTCTGCGTCCTCCTGCCATTGTCATTTCCCACCTTTCTTGTTATGAATATAGCGATAATCTATTAGAACGGAAGATCATCATCCGAGATGTCAATCGGCTTGCCGTCGTTGGCAAATGGATCATCATTAAAGCTGTTCCCTTGATTTCTTCTCTGGTTGTTCTGATTTCCGCCGAACGGATTATCATTTTGGCCTCCGCCAAAGTATTGGCCTCCGCCGCTGTTTCCTTCGTTGTATCCGCCTGAACCAGAACCGCCGCTGTTTTTAGGCTCAAGAAATTGAACACTTTCAGCTTGGACTTCTGTCACGAAGACACGCTGTCCCTGCTGATTTTCATAATTTCTTGTCTGAAGACGGCCGTCTACGCCGGCAAGGCTTCCTTTTTTAAGAAAGTTTGCAACGTTTTCGGCTTGTTTTCTCCAAGTGACACAATTAATGAAATCGGCTTCACGTTCTCCAGACTGGTTCGTGAATGTACGATTCACAGCTAGAGTAAACGTGGCGACAGCCGCACCGCTTGGCGTATAACGAAGCTCTGGGTCTTTTGTTAGTCTTCCGACTAATACAACTCGGTTAAGCATATGAAAGACCACCTTTTAACATTATATATTTCAAATTGCTTATTCTTCTTCTTTAACAACGATGTGGCGAATGATATCGTCACTGATCTTAGCTAAACGGTCGAATTCAGAAACCGCTGCAGCGTCAGACTGAACGTTTAAGATTTGGTAGAAACCGTCACGGAAATCGTTGATTTCGTAAGCAAGACGACGTTTACCCCAATCTTTTGTTCCAGTGATCTCCGCTCCGTTAGAAGTCAAAACGTTGTTGAAACGCTCGATAACTGCCTTCTTTGACTCTTCGTCAATGTTCGGACGGATAATGTACATAACTTCGTACTTTTTCATCTGTTTGCACCTCCTTTTGGTCTAAGCGGCCCTATAATGGGCAAGGAGCAATAATTCTATTACTCACAAGTTTATATTATACCAAAGCTCTTGTCCCTTTACAACTGTGTCCTATACATTAAATCGGAAATGAATGACATCTCCGTCTTGGACTACATATTCCTTACCTTCCAGACGCACTTTTCCGGCTTCTTTCGCTCCGGACATTCCGCCGCCTGCCAAAAGGTCTTCATAAGCAACCGTTTCAGCGCGGATAAAGCCGCGTTCAAAGTCTGTGTGGATGATACCCGCACACTCAGGAGCTTTCATGCCTTTTCTGAATGTCCAAGCGCGCACTTCCTGTTCCCCCGCCGTAAAGTATGTCGCAAGGCCGAGAAGAGAGTATGACGCTTTAATCAGCTGATCAAGACCTGATTCTTCGATGCCGAGCTCTTCAAGGAACATTTGCTTTTCTTCGCCTTCCAATTCAGCAATTTCAGACTCGATTTTTGCACAGACGACGATAAC is a window encoding:
- the rpsR gene encoding 30S ribosomal protein S18, producing MAGGRRGGRAKRRKVCYFTSNGITHIDYKDVDLLRKFVSERGKILPRRVTGTNAKYQRKLTIAIKRARQMALLPYVTGE
- the rpsF gene encoding 30S ribosomal protein S6 yields the protein MKKYEVMYIIRPNIDEESKKAVIERFNNVLTSNGAEITGTKDWGKRRLAYEINDFRDGFYQILNVQSDAAAVSEFDRLAKISDDIIRHIVVKEEE
- the ssbA gene encoding single-stranded DNA-binding protein SsbA, with protein sequence MLNRVVLVGRLTKDPELRYTPSGAAVATFTLAVNRTFTNQSGEREADFINCVTWRKQAENVANFLKKGSLAGVDGRLQTRNYENQQGQRVFVTEVQAESVQFLEPKNSGGSGSGGYNEGNSGGGQYFGGGQNDNPFGGNQNNQRRNQGNSFNDDPFANDGKPIDISDDDLPF